The following is a genomic window from Tursiops truncatus isolate mTurTru1 chromosome 7, mTurTru1.mat.Y, whole genome shotgun sequence.
AGCAGTAACTACGAGGTCTGGGGCGGCCTCGGCTCCCCGCACTGCGCGTCCTCAAAACCGGGCAGTGGGCAGGCCTCCCCTTGGAGCCCGGGCGGCGGGAGCCCCTCCCCTTTGAGCCCTGGCGGCGGGCGGGCACTACAAGGTCCAGACGACGCGGACGCCAAGGGAGACCCGAGGTTAATCAGCCCCGGCTGCGCTCTGCGCGCCTGCGTCCGCCGTCCGGAAGTTCCCGACAGGCGCGGCGCGGGCATCCCGGCAGTGACGTCACTGTGGCGCGCCGGTCGCGGGAGGGGCCCTGTCGCGACTGCGTCCCCTCGGGTCCTTGAGCCGGTGCTGACAGCGGAGCCATGGCCTTGAGGCTGCTGAGACTGGTCCCCGTGTCCGCGACCTCTCGGGGCCTCGCGGCGGTCGTCCAGCGCGTGGTGAGGCGGCGGCGGGCGGAGGCCGCGGGTGGGACCTGGCTTGTCCTCCTGGCGCCgccccttcctcacctccccGGGCCTCCCAGCGTCATTCTCGGGGGGGATCCTACTGTCCCCTGGAGAGTTTGGTCCTGAGTCGCGAGGGTAGGCCTCGGAAGGGCCGCCGCGAGCTTCTCCAGGTCGTTTTCTCTCAGCTCCGAGCAGAACGTGGGGCCCGGAGGGGAATAGGCGGCCTGGCCGCCCTCCTCGGGGAGGCCAGGTTGCAGATATTATTACCCAGTGCGATTGTGCGATAGACGAATGAGCTGGTGTGGGCGAGCCCCGAGAGCCTGGGGGCGCTCATGCATTCATTAATTCATGTGGCAGCGCTGTCAAGGGCCAGGTAAGGGGCGATGTGACGTTGAGACAGTGGAATGACGTCGTACGCGGATTCAACAAGACAAGCAAATGAACTGTGGCTGGAAACCTTAGGAAAAGTATTTTATGACAGAGACTGTACATAGCTCCTTTAGATACTAGTGGCTGGAGCAACGTTGGTGTCGAACTGTAAAGGGACTTGACCTCTGTGCTCAGGATTTTGATGAGCAAAGGATTTTGAACAGAACAGTACAGTAACCTTATTAAAAAGTCATATAAATGTTTTCAGGAGATAACTCGGGCTGCAaagtagaagaaagagagaaagaatgaaagagggaaaGGTGATTGTCTGTAACACCCAGCGTACTTCCCTGCATTAGTGACAGTGAGGGCCCCAGAGTAGAGGGGGCTGCCGGGCACACACTAGATGGACCCACCTGTAAAACTGTTCACCTCTGGACGCTGCTCCCTACAGGGGATGTAGATGGCCTTCAGTAGGtccagagaaaaatgaataagatgaAAAGGGTATACAGCTTGATACTTGGAATAATTGAGGGAATTGGAAATGTGTCGTGAAAGATCACTTATTCCCTGTGATTCCAGAGAGCGGAAGAATGGGACTGAGGATGGGAAGTAATAGAAAAACTGTCATAACCGTAAAAAAGCACTTTCTAAAGATTTGAAGTCGGGGAAGAGTTGATTGCTTTATTCACATATCACtgtgcacctgctgtgtgccacaTCCGAGGTAGATTCAAGTTGGGGACACAGATGGGAGACAGTTTGCACATGGCTCAGAGGTAACCTGGAGGAGAGAGTGATTAATTTCTTGGGTGCAAGGTACCAATATGATTAACACCCCCTCACTTATCTCATCTGCTACTCTTCCCGCACCCAGTCCACTTGGCACCAGCTACACTGGCCTTGCTGACCTTGCCTCAGGGCGTGGGCGCTTACTGTTCCCCCTGCCCGAGAGGGAGACCCTCTTCCAGGTAGCCACGTGGCCAGTTCCCTCACTGCCGTCCAGTCTCGGTTCAAATGTCACTCTTTCTGCGAGGGTTCCGTGACCACCCGTTTTAACGTACATCCCATCCCGTAAACCGACCTCCCCTTCACAGCACTTACTTAATATGCCGTATAATTACTTCTTTTGTTATCCTGTGGAATTTTTTggctcactgctgtatccccatcGTCTAGAAAAAAGACTGCATAGTATGGGAATCTAATGAACAGTTgccgaatgaataaatgaatgagtgaatgacacACAGTTGCAACTGAGTAAATTGGGTATTCGCAGTTGTTGGGATTTGAGAGTTTTGGAATATGTAGAGAACATCCTGCCGTTTACTCCCCTTGTCGCCTGTCGAGGGACCTTCGGTTGGGtccagttgttgttgttgttgcaggtGTTACTCCGTGAGCGTTTTGATATGTACCATTCCTCCTGTTTGCTTCTCTtggttgcggtggcttctcagaTTCTCCTTGTTTCTGTTGACCTTGGCAGTTCTGAGCAGTACTGTGTGGGTAGTTTGTCCCTCAGTGGGACCCGTCTGATATTTCTCGTGACTTGACTggggctgtgtgatcttaggagGAAGAGCACAGAGGCAAAGTGCTGTTCTCATCACATAATATGAAAGGTACACTGTGAGCATGACTTACCACTGAGGACCTTCGTCACCTGGCTGAGGTGGCGGTAGTGTCTCTGCTGTGAAGTTACCCTTGCTTCCCCCTTTCCATCGTGTCCTCTTTGGAGGGGAGTCACTGCGTGCACACAGGGAGTGGGGGGTTAGGCTCCCTTCCTCGAAGGCAGAGCAGCCACATAAATGGTTTGGAATTCTTCTTTATGGGAGGTTTGTCTCTTCTccgcatttatttttttataccagCATGGActtgtgtatatttattttaaatttgggggTAAAGTTCAGTACAGCTCTCCTTTGTTGCTCAGACCGTTCCAGCtgtggccattgggagctctttcagggGGCTCCTGTGTCCCTGTAACCTGCCCCTCACGGTGTGtgttgagcacttccttactacCTGGCCTGGCCAGCTGGTAGTCGTAGAATGAGCCATTTCTCTGAGGAGCGCTTGttccttttactggagaatggCGTTAGAAACCCAGACCTAGGTACTCCGTGTGACTGATCTTGGAGCTTTGTTGCTTCTAGGTCCTCTCAGCAGACAGAGCAAGGGAGTGTACTGTACTAACCTGTGTACATGCCCACGTCTATAAGTACTTCTCTGTGTCCACTAAACGAGTTCATGCTGTGTCTGTAGCTCCAATGCGGTACTGCATGGGTCATTCCAGCTCCTCCCCTTGCTGATccgtgggtttttttgtttttcagggaTAGGGGTTGTTTGAGTTTCAGTGTGGAGAGTAGATTGGGACACCGGAGACAGGAGACAGAGCAGGCATTTGCGTTGCAGACGAGAGACGTGAGGATGTCGCAGAATCGGTgcactgggggcggggaggggccgcTGGCCCGACAGACTTCAGATTAGGATCAGTAGGGTTTTGTGAGTGATTATGGAgttggaggaaggaggagggtatCAAAGGTGACTCGTGGCTTTGCTCTGTTCTGCTTGGTGGATGGTGGATAGGGAGCTTGTGAGGGGAGCAGATTGGGGCTTGGGGTGCGGATGCTGAATTTCAGTTTTAGGTCTGTTAGCTTTCAGGTACTTTCAGGACATCTAGGACATCAGGAGCTGTTTAAAGGCATGAGATAACCCGTTCCAGAGCTCAGGACGGGAGCCTGCACTAGAGAAATGTTCCTTATCCCCTTCCGCCctgtccccccctccccctccttcctgcctttctgtcatccgtccgtccatccatccatccaatttTTATTGAACGTGGTAAGCGTGTCCTGTTCCAGGCCCTGAGGATTTAGCAGTGATCAAAGCAGGCAATCGCTGTCTTTATGAACTTAcgttgggggtggggctgagaggcAGTAATTCAACAAATAGGTTATACAGAGGTCGGTGTTTTGTCACCAGGGGTCTTCTTGGCGTTTATATTTACCTAATAGCTGCTGGTGTCCGCGGTGACCAGAATGCTCACGTGCTGttgtctgctgtgtgtttttcaggGAGGAATTCACACAAGTGTCCAGTGCAAGCTGCAGTACGGCCCGCTGGCGTACCTGCTTGGTGAAAGAACGACCAAAAAGCTGACGGGAAAGAGCAAAGTGATAACTGTGGACGGCAACATATGTTCGGGGAAAGGCAGGCTTGCAAAGGAAATAGCAGAGAAGCTAGGTATGAACTCGTGTCCTGCAGAGTGACACGAATTTCTCAGATACGCAGTTACTTATCTGAGTTGGATTTTGCTTTAATATTGAGCAGGTAGAACTGCGCCTGAGGTAGGTATTTTACGCttttgaaatatttactgaaaaagcTGTTTTTAGTCTTTCAGGTTTGGAAAATTTTAGAAGTCCATGCTGGTTGTCAGTTTGAATTGGGATTTTATCTTGACCATGTAAGCAGAGCACTTTCACAGGAGCAGTCTCATTTGAACTGCGTAACAGCCCGTGGAACAGGGCTGACAATCTCCTCTCACTTACGGACGGGCAACCCCAGTAAGAAGCTGGGTCACAGGCTGCTTTGTGTAGGGCCAGGCGTCCAGCCCGTTTCCCGACTCTGGAGCCGGTGTCGTCCCCGTGCCTTTCTCTAGTGTTTGACAAGCCGAAGCCCAGTTGCATGCAGCGGGCACCCACGCTCAGGCTCTCCTCAGGAGGAGTTCATACGACGGTGCAGTGGGAAATGCTGCCGTGCAGCCCTGGACCTTCATGCTGCCCTTGCACATGTGCTTCAGACATGTCGTCTTCCGTGTCTCGTGTGCTCCCTTTCACGCACCAAGAACACAGGCGTCAGGGTAACTTTCCCCAGGTCTTCGCCGACCGGCCTCAGCAATGGTGTTCAGATGCATCTCCGCCGCTTGCTGGTGGGATGCGCCGTGCCCATAGCATGTTTTGTCCGGTTGTTTCTCTCCTCAGGCCTGAAGCACTTTCCCGAGGCAGGGATCCATTATGCAGCCAGCACCACTGGGGATGGGAAACCCCTGGACATACAGCTCAGCAGCAACTGCAGTTTGGAGAAGTTTTACGATGACCCGAAAAGTAATGACGGCAACAGCTACCGCCTGCAGTCCTGGTTGTACGCCAGTCGCCTCCTGCAGTATGCGGACGCCTTGGAGCACCTGCTGAGCACAGGTGCAGTATCTGTGGTTGGGTAGCTGTCGGGCGTGTCCTGCACTTGAACCCTTTTCTGAAATGTAGTCGTTTTAGATTGCTGCTCATTAGAGCTTTTTCGAAAGGGTATTTGATGAGGCAAGCTCTGGCTTTCCAATAAGATCATGGATTCTCTGAGATCCATGGTGGTGGGCGTGGGGCGGACGCCCGGGGGGTCTTACTGAGCAtctgggatgggggcagggttGCAGTGGAcagggacggggggtgggggcacGGGGCAGGACCTATGGTTCCAAAACGAAATCCCTTTCTCTAGTAGCCGGATGCTTTCGTCAGGGCTGAAAGAATGAAACAGAACGTTGTATCGCCAAAACCAAAAAAGTATTGTAGTTCTGAAAATGATTTCCCACTTAGAAGTGCAAGTGTGTTCTTTTGAAATACTTGGTTTGGAAATGGAATTGTaagtaagtttttccctttctaaaaTGAAAGGGCTAGTTTTCGTTGCTTTCATTACTACCTGAGTTTTGATGTTTGTCTCCATGTTTTTACACAGGGCAGGGTGTGGTGCTGGAGCGCTCCGTCTACAGTGACTTTGTCTTTGTGGAGGCGATGTACCGACAGGGCTTCATCCGGAAGCAGTGTGAGTCCGGCCGGCAGGCTGGCCTTCCTGGGCGCATGGGGTGACTTGGTAAAGGCCCTGCTACACTCACCCTGCAGTTAGTATGCGTTTTGTGAACATCCATTAAATAGATGAATAATGCCATTCCACAGGAAAAACCAATTCCTtccaccctctctccctcctaaATTCGTCTCTCCCTGTGAAAGCACAGTGGTGTACTGGATCCTGAACGCACAGCTTACGCCGAGTCTCCACACAGCCTCCCAGGAAACTTCCCGGCTCTCCAGCCACCTTGTGGCACAGCCACGTGGCTCTGTGGCCCGTGGCTAGCTTCACTGAGCGGTCCTGTTCccgtgcctccctccctcctctttgctGGCCCCCGTGACTGCAGCATTcttgtcctttccttctctcctgcacGTGCGGGTCTAGTGCTTTTAGGGACACTAGCACTGGGGTGGGGGATTGTTGAAAGTCTGGCAAGTGGCCAGTGACAAGAACAAAGGCTCCCGGCTGAAGTAGCCTGGCCGCGAGGGGTGAGGGGGCCCGGCTGAAGTAGCCTGGCCGTGAGGAGTGAGGGGCCCGGCTGAAGTAGCCTGGCCGTGAGGGGTGAGGGGGCCCGGCTGAAGTAGCCTGGCCGCGAGGAGTGAGGGGGCCCGGCTGAAGTAGCCTGGCCGTGAGGAGTGAGGGGGCCCGTCCGGTTGGGGCCGGGGTGTCTGGAGCTAGGCGTGTGCTGGACAGGGCTGTGGAAAGGCCGTGTTGTCGTTCAGCCTGTGGGCATTTTCACCGTGAGCTTGGTCGCCTGGATCCAGCAGGCGGCTAGATCTGGAGCGCAGAGTACGAGCGGTGGGTTCCTGAATGGGGAGACCGAAGCCAGCCAAGGCTGAGCGGTGAGGGGGCCGCCCTTGGTCTGCGGGCCCGTCCTGCTGTCTGCGCAGTCCTGGTGCCTGTGCGGAGGGCAGCCAGAGCCCGTGCTGCTGAGCCAGGCACTGAGTCACACAGACACTCCGACAGCCTCGAGGCCAGCCAGCCGGCCTTTCTGGGGTGCGCGCTGTGTGCCGGGCTCTGCCTTAGGTGAGACAAGGCCCGCGCcatcctggggggaggggtgggaaggcagCCTAGGTGCGTAGTTGCAGTGAGCGCACTTGCTGGCTGCGCAGCGTGGTCCCCGGGTGCAGAGGAAGCGTGTCGAGAGTGTCTGACCCGTCGGGAGACGGGGTGTTGTGGGCAGCGTCCCTGAGGAGTGAGGCTGGCTGAGCCGTTGGTGGTGCCGCTACAGGGGCTTTGAGGGCAGCAGGCGCTGGTGCGGCTTGGAGGGGGCCGGGTGCTGGCGGAGGGGCGGGCAGGGCCGCGCTAGCAGGACGGGCACCTTGGCCGGGACGCTTAGGTTCCTCCTGAAAGTACTGAGGAGCCCCTGAGGGGTTTTAGGTGCGGGAGGCATGTGGTTAGATTTGAATTTGTTTATCTGAAGGATGGTTCGGGGAAGGCAGGTCAAGGAAAAGGAGAGCCTTGGGCGCAAGTCGGGGTTGGAGGGGGCCCCGCGGGAGGGAGGCCCGTGGCGGGCAGCGGAGCAGCCTGCTGGGCTGGGCGGACCTGGACACGGGCGCGCTCTTGGCCAGCCCGGCTGCTCAGCTCTGTGGGAGAGGAAGAGTGGACCCAGCTGGGCCGACGGGGCCAGCAGCGAGGAGGACCCGGAGGGGCAGCAGGCTGGGAAGGTGCTGCACCCTCCGTGTGGCCGGGCGCACTTCAGGTCTGGCCTTTAGAAAGCTCTTAGGCCGGGCCTCAAATCCCGGGGTTGGTATAAGTTGCCTGATTTCTCTGGCCTGACTCTTTTGGTCTGTAGAGATGAGAAGCCCTGCCCTGCAGGGTGGCTGTGAGTGCTGCGGTCGCCGTGTGCCAGCCTCACGTGTGTGCAGCTGGCGGTAACGGCCGTGACTGTTACATGGTTCGCAGGTCGACACGTGGCTCTGAGAACCGCGTGTACCTTTGGCCTTTTATTTGAAGAGAAGTGTGCATCTGAGGGCTGTCCGTGGACCATCGGCTGACAGATGGTGCCTCTCTTGTGCCAGGTGTGGACCACTACAACGAGGTGAAGAAGGTCACCATTTGCGAGTACCTGCCCCCTCACGTGGTCATCTACGTCGACGTGCCCGTTCCCGAGATCCAGAGCCGGATCCAGAAGAAGGGAAACGTAACTCAGCCTTTAAGTCCAAGACCACTGTCTCTTTATGTGTCCTCGTTACGTTTGACATAGATCAGCGCTTCACACCGATACTTATAGTGGGATACTGTGAATTCCTGATGGCCCCCACAGGGACGGGGGCACGCACATGGGTCCCCCCGGGGGAGCGGGCACTTGCGCGATGGGCGACTGAAGGAGGCCCCGGCCGCTCACTGCTCTCCTCCAGTGCTCTCCGTCCCTGGTACCATCCTGCCACTGTCCCCTGACCCTGGGTCGCCTGAGCCACTCTGAGGATGGGTGCATCTCCTGACAGGActtccctttctgtttttctaatgGGCTTTTCATGCCCTGTTGTTTCCTAcaagttgaaaataatttctaataccCTTTCAGTTTACCACTCCCATATGTTGGGcctgtcttcctctttttcctacTCAGTGACCCTAAAACAGTAGAGCAGTGATCTCCACACGCGTTCATTAACTCTTAGGAGCGTCGAGACAGGCAGGTGCCTAGAAACCCTGTGATTTGAAGTTGGCTCTGCAGGTGTGATGCAGGATGCAGGTCAACAAGGCCCGTCTTTGCCCTTTTGACTAGTTCTTATTTGGAAAGATCCCTCCTACCTGGAGTATTTTTTCCTGGGAGGAAATGCTCTTTTTGACATTGTGATGAAAAGGTAGGCTTGCCTGTATATCTGTCATCCCAGGGCCCGTCCTTAGCGCTGGGAGTCTCGTGGGTGCTCCGTGAGTGCCTCTGATGGCAGGTCCTCGCCAGGGTGGCAGAGACGCTCTGGGTGTCTTTGGTGGTGAACACACGTGACACCCGTGGCTCCCTGTTGGTTACCAGTCTGCACCTGTGTGAGAGTTTCCTCCTAAGTGTGATGTGTAAGGTAGACTTTGGAGAATATTCCGTCAGGTGGCGGAAGGAGGGAACTGCAAGTCAAAAGTATTTAATTATCATTCAGTGGAATAATTTTGAACACTTTTGCTTATTAGAGTGACGTTTATTGAGAAATATGaagatatatatttagaattctcTAGATAACTTTTGATATCTGGATAGCAATATTTTAGAAACCATCTTGAGGAACAACTTAGagctatgaacatttttatttttccagtattCCATGAATACTGTCACCGGCTAAAATTACCACTGTGTCTAAGTAAAGGAGACATTTTATCAAAGAAACATTATGTCATTAATAGATGTGTGTTCTTATATTCTAGCGGGGAGACTAATAGTAAACAGGGAAATAAGGAAGAAGTACGGGAGATAAAGGCAAATGCCATGAAGAAAATCAAACAGGGTGACAGATAACTTAGCCTTTAGCGTTGCTAAACCGTGAGAGGTTTTCAGTATGGAAACTTGCCACTCATAATTGGAGCTTTATGTTTCTGAAATTGGCAAACGTTGTATGAAAGGGAAGTGGAGATGGAAAAAGCGGGAGAGGTGGGGGTGCGTGGTAGAGAAGCGGGGTGGGCCACGGGGGCGGGCTCTGCGGCTCGGGGGGGAAGTGGGCCAGTGCCCCTCCCAGTCCCCTCGTGTGGCGTGTTGTCTTGCATCGCCTGCACTCGGGCACGGCCCAGAACGGGAGGCGGGGCTGTAACGATAAAGGGGGTTCTTCCTGATCCTGTTCTAAGTCCACCTCTTAGAGTCTGTGGAAGAAAGGTCATGCCATACGTTCACCTGGGCAGGCTTCCGTGCTCTCTGCGGTGCAATGAGAACTGTTCTAACTGGTACCGAAGCCCCTCCCATCACCCCACAGTTCCTAGAGCACCCAGCGTGACTCGTTCTAGGAAAGCTGTTCGTTGATTCTCACATTTTCCATAAGCACGGGAAAAAGGAAAGTCCAGACGTATCACACTTCTCTGCTTCTTTTTAGCCACGTGAGATGAAGATCACCTCCGCCTACCTTCAGGGCATCGAGAATGCCTATAAGAGGACCTTCCTTCCCGAGATGAGGTGAGCCCAGGGCACAGTGGattgatgtatttatttaattttatttaattttatttttctagatgtttttgATGTGCaccgtttttaaagtctttgttaaatttgttacagtattgcttctgttttatggcctcaaggcatgtgggaccttagctccctgaccaggagtcggacctgcaccccctgcatcggtagaggaggtcttaaccactgggccaccagggaagtcgcaagGATTTATCCGCCAGAACTCCATACGTGCAGTTCCTTAGGCCCCACCAGCCCAGGGGCGCGCTCTTGTTGATTTCAGTGGATGTCGTCTGGGGAGTTTTAATGTGACGTTCATAAGCAACAGTGACAGCGGATATTTCAGTTTGAGTTAGTAGGTTTGGggttgacttttgttttttgatttgcttattttgccaagacatttttttgttgtgtttttagaatattttgatgCTAGAAGTGAGCTGAAGCTGTATTCTGTGACAGGTTTTAGGGTTAGAGAACTAATGTGTTCACTCTAGGTGGCAACTGAATGGTCATGTTTATTACCTGGAAGCCTTGCCCGAAGGTGCTCAGTGAGTCCACACAGAATTTGTGAAAGGTCAGCAACGTCTGTCCATACCTTTGAAAGATGTTCTTAAGTGGGGTCTGGGTTAAATGAAAACACCACCAGACCTTTCTCCATTtggtttcttctctccctccctctttctttattGAAAGCACCGAGGGATTCGTGGTTTCATCCATTCTCTCTAGATGGTCATTCTGTGGTCTGCGTGTGTGTCATGTGTAAGGGGTCATCTCCTACTGTCACTCAAGTCCAAGTAAAATTAGGATGTTTGAATAATGCTGTTACTGAAGGTCTCTAGTAGTATTTCTCAGACTTTTAGAAAACGTAAGCGTCTCTTGATACCTTAAAGTATTATGCTCTTGTTTAAAATGTCAAAGTAACTGTAAAATtgtgaataaaaacaaagtaatgtCTAGCAGTTTTGGAAGAAAAGTTCGATTTTAAATTGGAATGTAATTTTTTTAGCTGTGAGCATTGAGGCTTATAGTATCTCTGCTTGCTTGTGATAAGCTTTTCTCTCATAGGCGGTAGAAGCAACAGGGCGGACTGTAGGTCGTACTGCTCTATTTTCAAGGCCAGAAGTGCAGGAAAAAAGTCAGTTTTGTAAATCTTGTCCAGGGGAATGTATAGAGCTATGAGAATAAACAGAGATGGTTGACCCTAGGATTTCAGTTCCAAAGGTTCCTCTTGGAGATCTTCTGGCTACAAAATCACCACCGACAAGGCTGCCCGGCAGGTTCTCCAATAGGCCGTTCAGCTGTAACATCAGGAAAGTAAAGGCTAGATTGAACTTGCAGATGGGGTGGGATTTTTCCTGTACCTGGCAGTTATTTTCCAGAACTTACCCTCAGGGCTTCCTGATCATGAAGTGTTTAGCAGTGATTCTAAGTATCCGTTGCTCCACTTGGCGCTCCGCCCTTGAGCCGCGTTGGGAGTCAGCTCGTGGCCTCTCCAAGGTTCAGCGCTCCCGAGGGGCCGCTTTCCGTTGTGCTGGAGACCAGACAGCCTCCTCCTCCGCTGGTGAACCCAGCCCAGCACGTTGCCCTCTGGTGACTGGTGAATCCCAGCGTGGAGTGGATggttcttcacatcctcaccggCCAGGGCAGACGGTCAGACGTTCAGTTCTGTTGTCACATCCCTGCCTCGGTGGT
Proteins encoded in this region:
- the NDUFA10 gene encoding NADH dehydrogenase [ubiquinone] 1 alpha subcomplex subunit 10, mitochondrial; translated protein: MALRLLRLVPVSATSRGLAAVVQRVGGIHTSVQCKLQYGPLAYLLGERTTKKLTGKSKVITVDGNICSGKGRLAKEIAEKLGLKHFPEAGIHYAASTTGDGKPLDIQLSSNCSLEKFYDDPKSNDGNSYRLQSWLYASRLLQYADALEHLLSTGQGVVLERSVYSDFVFVEAMYRQGFIRKQCVDHYNEVKKVTICEYLPPHVVIYVDVPVPEIQSRIQKKGNPREMKITSAYLQGIENAYKRTFLPEMSENCEVLQYSAREAEDAEKVIEDIEYLKYEKGPWLDQDDRTFHSLRMRVQNKLEVLNYTTIPVYLPEVTIGSHQSDRVFHEFKELPGRRYSPGYNEDVGDRWIWLK